A window of the uncultured Methanobrevibacter sp. genome harbors these coding sequences:
- a CDS encoding ABC transporter ATP-binding protein gives MSPRPIRRKPPEKPVDNRKAIKNILGLLKDHKLKLAITVICAVLSTLFSIIAPLMIGYATTIIFDGINNILHNTGSIDFESLINTLTIVVVLYITSAVFSYLQSYLLIEISTKISYDLRERLMEKITHLPMDSFDENKRGDILSRITNDVDSLQNGITQTFLQMLTAIITIVGVFLMMLTINIWMTLATIVLIPIAFLVIRFITKHSQSYFLKQLVFKGSLNAQIEETFSGHDIIRAFNQEDESIEKFNQDNDMWFDQEWKSQFFSSLNGPLMNFISNFAYVAIAVLGAVFVLQKAIAVGDILAFFQYVQNFTRPIQQITRVMNLIQTAMAASERIFEFLDFEDEENPSTKQITEIRDEITFENVSFGYTPNEKIIKNLSFTVKKGQKIAIIGETGAGKTTIVKLLMRFYDIDSGEIRIDGVNIEEYDKHSLRSLIGMVLQDSWLFSDTIANNIRYGNLDATDEEVIDASKQVYSDNFIKQLPEGYESVLNEDSDNISHGQKQLLTIARTILSKKEVLILDEATSSVDTRTEKLIQRAMDKLMENRTSFIIAHRLSTIKNADKIIVIENGEIIESGTHEELLAQKGYYYHTLNTQNKEPL, from the coding sequence ATGAGTCCGAGACCTATAAGAAGAAAGCCTCCGGAAAAGCCTGTTGACAACAGAAAGGCCATTAAAAATATATTGGGTCTTCTTAAAGACCATAAACTGAAATTGGCGATAACTGTAATATGTGCGGTGCTTTCAACGCTTTTCAGCATTATTGCGCCTCTGATGATTGGATATGCAACAACAATAATATTTGACGGAATCAACAATATCCTTCACAATACAGGTTCAATTGACTTTGAAAGTCTTATAAACACACTGACAATCGTTGTAGTACTGTATATCACCAGTGCAGTATTTTCATACCTTCAAAGCTATTTGCTGATAGAAATATCAACAAAAATCAGCTACGATTTAAGGGAAAGGCTGATGGAAAAGATTACTCATCTTCCCATGGACAGCTTTGATGAGAATAAAAGAGGAGATATCCTATCAAGAATTACAAACGATGTTGATTCCCTTCAAAACGGAATAACACAGACGTTCCTTCAGATGCTGACTGCAATAATAACCATTGTCGGAGTATTCCTGATGATGCTTACCATAAATATCTGGATGACCCTTGCAACAATTGTTTTAATTCCAATAGCATTTCTGGTTATCAGATTCATTACAAAACACTCACAAAGCTATTTTTTAAAACAGCTTGTGTTTAAAGGGTCTCTGAATGCGCAGATTGAGGAGACATTCAGCGGACATGACATTATCCGTGCCTTCAACCAGGAGGATGAATCTATAGAAAAATTCAACCAGGACAATGACATGTGGTTTGACCAGGAATGGAAATCACAGTTCTTTTCAAGCCTTAACGGACCTCTGATGAACTTCATATCCAACTTCGCATATGTTGCAATAGCCGTTTTAGGCGCAGTATTCGTACTTCAAAAAGCAATAGCTGTCGGAGATATTCTGGCATTCTTCCAGTATGTCCAGAACTTCACAAGACCAATTCAGCAGATTACACGTGTAATGAACCTTATTCAGACTGCAATGGCTGCATCCGAGAGAATTTTCGAATTTCTGGACTTTGAAGATGAGGAAAATCCATCCACCAAACAGATTACAGAAATCAGGGATGAGATAACCTTTGAAAACGTAAGCTTCGGATACACTCCTAACGAAAAAATCATTAAGAATTTGTCCTTTACCGTTAAAAAAGGCCAAAAAATAGCTATCATCGGTGAAACAGGAGCGGGCAAAACTACAATCGTCAAGCTGCTTATGAGATTTTATGATATTGACTCAGGCGAGATTAGAATTGACGGTGTAAACATTGAGGAATACGACAAGCATTCTCTAAGATCACTTATCGGCATGGTGCTTCAGGACTCATGGCTCTTTTCAGATACGATTGCAAACAATATCCGCTACGGAAATCTTGATGCGACAGATGAAGAAGTTATTGATGCATCAAAGCAGGTTTACAGCGACAATTTTATTAAACAGCTCCCTGAAGGTTATGAAAGCGTTTTAAATGAGGATTCGGACAACATTTCACACGGCCAGAAACAGCTTCTAACAATTGCCCGAACAATTCTTTCGAAAAAAGAGGTTCTTATTCTGGATGAAGCAACATCAAGTGTTGATACTAGAACCGAAAAGCTTATTCAAAGGGCAATGGATAAATTAATGGAAAATAGGACAAGCTTTATAATAGCTCACAGACTGTCAACAATCAAAAACGCCGATAAAATCATAGTCATTGAAAACGGAGAGATTATCGAGTCCGGAACCCATGAAGAGCTATTGGCTCAAAAGGGATATTACTATCATACATTAAACACCCAAAACAAGGAACCTCTCTAA
- a CDS encoding ABC transporter ATP-binding protein translates to MKKLLKPIKNKIPQIFLIFLFLLVQAYCDLTLPQYTAGIVDIGIQNADFQYIIDIGTVMLIMVAISAFATVGVSYFSSRVSSGYAKDLRKIVYKKVLRFSNHELNSISRSSLITRSTNDINQLQNVLGMIFTTMLFAPILGVGSIIKAFELGTDLSWIILVTFFAVVLLLVIVIVRVLPYFKITQEIIDKINRTSREILIGIPVIKAFVRQDFEEAKFQKVNREFYDVNIYVFKNMLVMLPLMMLIMNFMIVLILYYGAFGALDGSLLTGQIIAFIQYSTQIVTSFLMIGGFMIMLPRILVSGRRVSEVLNTEITITDGEITQISDNPTIEFKNVCYKYPGSEKETLKDINFSLKPGKTTAIIGGTGSGKSTILNLIPRLQDPSSGEILIDNRNIKNFNLKTLRSKISFTPQKAILFQGDIKSNMQIGKSDATDEEIENALDLAQVDFVDNLEEKVTQGGSNFSGGQKQRLSIARAIIGRHDFYLFDDCFSALDMNTERKVKNNLKDLNDSSILIVSQRISTIMDADEILVIDNGEIVDRGTHDGLLESCDIYRDIVKTQIDSMEATL, encoded by the coding sequence ATGAAAAAATTATTAAAACCTATCAAAAATAAAATTCCGCAGATTTTTCTTATTTTCCTGTTTCTGCTTGTGCAGGCATACTGCGACTTGACACTGCCACAGTACACTGCAGGCATTGTGGATATAGGAATTCAGAATGCTGATTTTCAATACATCATAGATATAGGTACAGTAATGCTTATAATGGTGGCAATATCAGCATTTGCAACTGTCGGAGTGTCCTATTTTTCAAGCAGAGTCTCATCAGGATATGCCAAGGATTTAAGGAAAATCGTATACAAAAAGGTATTAAGATTTTCAAACCACGAACTTAACAGCATTTCACGCTCATCACTGATTACCCGCTCAACAAATGACATAAACCAGCTTCAGAACGTTTTGGGAATGATTTTTACAACAATGCTTTTTGCACCTATATTGGGTGTCGGAAGTATAATCAAGGCATTTGAGCTTGGAACCGACCTTTCATGGATTATCCTTGTTACTTTCTTTGCAGTAGTTCTCCTTTTAGTCATAGTTATTGTAAGAGTGCTTCCATACTTTAAAATAACTCAGGAAATCATCGATAAAATCAACAGAACCTCAAGAGAAATTCTCATCGGAATACCGGTTATAAAAGCTTTTGTAAGACAGGATTTTGAAGAGGCAAAATTCCAGAAGGTCAACAGGGAGTTTTACGACGTCAATATCTATGTATTCAAAAACATGCTTGTAATGCTTCCTCTGATGATGCTGATAATGAATTTCATGATTGTTTTAATTCTTTACTATGGGGCATTCGGCGCACTTGACGGCTCACTTCTTACAGGCCAGATTATAGCCTTTATCCAGTATTCAACACAAATCGTAACATCATTTTTGATGATTGGAGGATTTATGATTATGCTTCCAAGAATACTTGTTTCCGGAAGGCGTGTAAGCGAAGTCTTAAATACTGAAATTACAATAACCGACGGTGAAATTACACAAATCAGTGATAATCCTACAATTGAATTTAAAAACGTCTGCTACAAGTATCCGGGAAGTGAAAAGGAAACCCTTAAAGACATTAATTTCTCACTGAAACCTGGCAAAACCACTGCAATTATCGGAGGTACAGGAAGCGGAAAATCCACAATCCTCAATCTGATTCCAAGGCTTCAGGATCCAAGTTCAGGTGAAATCCTGATTGACAACAGAAACATTAAAAATTTCAACCTGAAGACATTAAGGTCCAAAATCAGTTTCACACCTCAAAAGGCAATTCTTTTCCAGGGAGATATCAAATCAAATATGCAGATTGGAAAAAGCGATGCGACAGATGAGGAAATCGAAAATGCACTTGATTTAGCTCAGGTCGATTTTGTAGATAATCTCGAAGAGAAGGTAACACAGGGAGGTTCCAATTTTTCAGGAGGCCAGAAACAGCGCCTTTCCATTGCACGGGCGATTATCGGCCGTCATGACTTTTATCTTTTTGACGACTGTTTTTCAGCACTTGACATGAATACCGAACGCAAGGTTAAAAACAATCTCAAAGACCTTAATGATTCATCCATACTGATTGTATCTCAAAGGATTTCAACAATCATGGATGCAGATGAGATTTTAGTGATTGACAACGGAGAGATTGTTGACAGAGGAACACATGACGGGCTTTTGGAAAGCTGCGATATATACAGGGACATTGTAAAAACCCAAATTGACAGTATGGAGGCGACATTATGA
- a CDS encoding DUF169 domain-containing protein produces MKSIISQELDMKFPPIVLLKSDEIPEKATGPKEGKGGCVMSFVAQTIAKRKTTYFGREHIACGGIAVGFGWGSGLPNEDAVDFQATFLSLGVDSAPDREAYEKRLEHMPKHAREMFRHGERIYSDFETAKAGIKSRPVYDEGQYVIFKGIENLKEGEIPESVIFTVNPIELTAMIQINSSFRDNSACIMTPQASSCQSIGCFTFREGESDDPNMVLGPIDFAGRSKIKHFIPNDYMNVSMPWELFLKLEKLAENSVLQTDLWKKFI; encoded by the coding sequence ATGAAAAGCATTATATCACAGGAACTTGACATGAAATTTCCGCCAATAGTATTACTCAAAAGCGACGAAATACCTGAAAAAGCCACAGGTCCGAAAGAGGGAAAAGGAGGATGTGTAATGAGTTTTGTTGCACAGACTATTGCAAAAAGAAAAACAACCTATTTCGGCCGTGAACATATTGCCTGCGGAGGAATAGCTGTAGGTTTCGGATGGGGGTCAGGACTTCCAAACGAAGATGCAGTTGATTTTCAGGCAACATTTTTAAGCCTGGGAGTTGACTCAGCACCGGATAGAGAAGCATATGAAAAAAGACTTGAACATATGCCGAAGCATGCCCGTGAAATGTTCAGGCACGGTGAGAGAATTTACAGTGATTTTGAAACTGCAAAAGCAGGTATAAAATCAAGACCTGTTTATGATGAAGGCCAGTACGTTATTTTTAAAGGCATTGAGAATTTAAAAGAAGGTGAAATTCCAGAATCAGTAATATTTACTGTCAACCCGATTGAACTGACAGCAATGATTCAGATCAATTCATCATTCAGGGACAACTCAGCATGTATCATGACACCACAGGCATCATCATGCCAGTCTATTGGATGCTTTACATTCAGGGAAGGTGAAAGTGACGACCCAAACATGGTTTTGGGACCGATTGATTTTGCAGGAAGAAGCAAAATAAAACACTTCATACCAAATGACTATATGAATGTATCCATGCCGTGGGAGCTATTTTTAAAGCTTGAAAAGCTAGCTGAAAACAGTGTTTTACAGACCGATTTGTGGAAGAAATTTATATAA
- a CDS encoding RNase H family protein — translation MNIYSYFTDGAATMVKENGKYIRKEGGWAFILMINGEKDSNQSGGCRLTTNNEMELYAIYAAMRDFLDKSSPGDKIEIYTDSGYSIGIYTQWAKNWVKRGWRKSDGKTIENLRIVKTTWNMMKKIEDMGCEILFVKVKGHSNNVLNNEADELAVKAKNTAKRTGDIIGFNGRPDPLLGTK, via the coding sequence ATGAATATTTATTCTTATTTTACCGACGGTGCCGCAACAATGGTTAAGGAAAACGGCAAATATATTCGAAAGGAAGGTGGCTGGGCATTCATACTTATGATAAATGGTGAGAAGGACTCAAATCAATCTGGAGGGTGCAGACTGACAACCAACAACGAAATGGAACTCTATGCAATATATGCCGCAATGAGGGATTTTTTAGATAAGTCCTCACCGGGTGATAAAATTGAAATATACACAGACAGCGGATACTCTATCGGAATATACACTCAATGGGCTAAAAACTGGGTTAAACGTGGCTGGAGAAAATCCGACGGAAAGACAATTGAAAACCTTCGGATTGTAAAGACAACCTGGAATATGATGAAAAAAATCGAAGATATGGGTTGTGAAATCCTTTTTGTTAAAGTCAAAGGACACTCCAACAATGTATTGAACAATGAAGCGGACGAACTGGCAGTTAAGGCTAAAAATACTGCTAAAAGAACTGGTGACATTATTGGATTTAATGGTAGGCCAGACCCTCTTCTTGGAACAAAATAG
- a CDS encoding DUF1002 domain-containing protein, whose protein sequence is MRKITFALLALILVGMLIPAGFSADSNLVITYGETTHGNSNYKSIVDSFFSSQAGIDINNAESKIITADQVNQISGGITGKTYSSNQILSSALVDLNDNSKLQVSVDKSKITTITGDMYISALKSAGITAGHVYVTSPVSATGESALAGIMNSYEEATDVEIPENVKQAATDEIQTEAQIVNNSGVDADSLSKLVDDVKQEVSGKNVTDHNTIVNIINNYVQNNNINITSVDIENLANTIEQVQNVQGDVNYYKNQVSDFMGGNSTGGFSLDGLFDWIKSFVNGI, encoded by the coding sequence ATGCGCAAAATTACATTCGCACTATTAGCTCTAATCCTCGTGGGAATGTTAATCCCGGCAGGATTTTCAGCAGATTCAAATCTCGTAATAACATACGGCGAGACAACACATGGAAATTCAAATTACAAATCAATAGTTGATTCATTTTTCTCTTCACAGGCAGGAATTGACATCAACAATGCTGAATCAAAAATAATCACAGCCGATCAGGTAAATCAGATATCTGGTGGAATAACCGGAAAAACTTACAGTTCAAATCAGATACTGTCTTCAGCACTTGTGGATTTAAATGACAATTCAAAACTCCAGGTAAGTGTTGACAAATCAAAAATCACCACAATTACCGGTGATATGTACATTTCAGCTTTAAAATCAGCTGGAATAACTGCAGGACATGTATACGTAACAAGTCCGGTATCTGCAACAGGTGAATCCGCTCTTGCAGGTATAATGAATTCATACGAAGAAGCAACAGATGTTGAAATTCCGGAAAATGTTAAACAGGCTGCAACAGATGAAATTCAGACTGAAGCACAAATTGTAAACAACTCCGGTGTAGATGCAGATTCTCTATCAAAACTGGTGGATGATGTTAAACAGGAAGTTTCAGGCAAAAACGTAACTGATCACAATACTATCGTAAATATCATCAACAACTACGTTCAAAACAACAACATCAACATTACCAGCGTTGATATAGAAAACCTGGCTAACACTATCGAACAGGTACAGAACGTCCAGGGTGACGTAAACTACTACAAAAATCAGGTAAGTGACTTTATGGGTGGAAATTCCACTGGCGGATTTTCACTTGACGGCTTGTTTGACTGGATTAAATCCTTTGTAAACGGGATTTAA
- a CDS encoding nitroreductase family protein, with translation MYKCVETLKELSESKDMGVKLIAGANNAIVVIADGNLADTWVEDSSIALTHMHLMATELDIGSCWVQVHLKTKGDQDCEDVVRDILNLDSHYRIVGILALGHSNKTPRLYTPEDIDKSKIRYID, from the coding sequence GTGTATAAATGTGTGGAAACCTTGAAGGAGTTGTCCGAATCAAAGGACATGGGTGTCAAATTAATAGCAGGAGCAAATAATGCAATAGTTGTTATTGCAGACGGAAACCTTGCAGACACATGGGTTGAAGATTCATCAATCGCACTGACACACATGCATCTGATGGCCACAGAACTTGATATCGGAAGCTGCTGGGTTCAGGTACACTTAAAAACAAAAGGCGACCAGGATTGTGAAGATGTCGTCAGGGATATTCTTAATCTCGACTCACATTACAGGATTGTTGGAATTCTTGCATTGGGCCACAGCAACAAAACCCCAAGACTATACACTCCTGAAGATATTGACAAATCAAAAATACGCTACATTGATTAA